A region of Blattabacterium cuenoti STAT DNA encodes the following proteins:
- a CDS encoding alpha/beta fold hydrolase, translated as MILHSNIYGSGSSILVFHGLFGNGENWVSFARKFENNYQVHLLDIRNHGKSFFSEKMNYDLISKDILEYIYYHKLNHPILLGHSMGGRAVMRFSIKYPKIPKKIIIVDISPKGRINNQKKLIHILKKVNFNIINTKKDLDFFLKKWISDLKIRSFFSYKCTKKQKNGKLCFHFSLLNIEKNYDSLIYEEIKNGSYYGPTLFLRGEYSNFILDKDYNYTRTLFPKSKIWIVKKSNHWIHIDNPMDFYKKISIFLNET; from the coding sequence ATGATATTACATTCTAATATTTACGGATCTGGTTCTTCTATTTTGGTTTTTCATGGATTATTTGGAAATGGAGAAAATTGGGTTTCATTTGCTAGAAAATTTGAAAATAACTATCAAGTTCATTTATTAGATATAAGAAACCATGGAAAAAGTTTTTTTTCCGAAAAAATGAATTATGATCTTATATCAAAAGATATATTAGAGTATATTTATTATCATAAATTAAATCATCCTATATTATTAGGGCATTCTATGGGAGGAAGAGCTGTCATGAGGTTTTCTATAAAGTATCCTAAAATCCCAAAAAAAATCATAATTGTGGACATAAGTCCTAAAGGTCGGATTAATAATCAAAAAAAATTAATCCATATTTTGAAAAAAGTGAATTTTAATATTATTAATACTAAAAAAGATCTTGATTTTTTTTTAAAAAAATGGATTTCTGATCTAAAAATTAGGTCATTTTTTTCTTATAAATGCACTAAAAAACAAAAAAATGGAAAATTATGTTTTCATTTTTCATTATTGAATATTGAAAAAAATTATGATTCTCTAATTTATGAAGAAATAAAAAATGGTTCATATTATGGACCTACATTATTCTTACGAGGAGAATATTCAAATTTCATTCTTGATAAAGATTATAATTATACAAGAACATTATTCCCAAAATCCAAAATTTGGATTGTAAAAAAATCCAATCATTGGATCCATATAGATAATCCCATGGATTTTTACAAAAAAATCAGTATTTTTTTAAACGAAACATGA